Proteins encoded by one window of Manis pentadactyla isolate mManPen7 chromosome X, mManPen7.hap1, whole genome shotgun sequence:
- the IGBP1 gene encoding immunoglobulin-binding protein 1 isoform X2: MATAGNELLLARLPELFETSTQLLDEVEVATEPSGSRIIQDKVFKGLDLLKKAAEMLSQLDLFSQNEDLEEIPSTDLKYLMVPAIQGALAMKQVNPSKRLDHLQCAREHFLNFLSQCQNYHVAEFKLPKTKNNSAENNTASSSVAYPSLVAMASQRQAKIERYKQKKEVEHRLSVLKSAVESGQADDEHVREYYLLHLRRWIGISFEEIESIDQEIKILKEKDSSKEASTSNSSRQDRPLMKPFILTRNIDQAKVFGAGYPSLASMTVNDWYDQHQKYGTLPRQGIAKATPVEQHL, from the exons ATGGCAACGGCGGGGAACGAGTTGCTGCTAGCGCGGCTCCCCGAGCTGTTCGAAACCAGCACCCAGCTTCTGGACGAAGTGGAAGTAGCGACTGAACCCAGCGGTTCCCGGATCATCCAAGATAAAGTGTTCAAGGGGCTGGATCTCCTTAAAAAGGCTGCCGAAATGTTATCGCAGCTCGACTTGTTCAG CCAAAACGAAGATTTGGAAGAGATTCCTTCCACCGACCTGAAGTACCTGATGGTGCCAGCAATTCAAGGAGCGCTCGCCATGAAACAAGTCAACCCCAGCAAGCGTCTAGATCATTTGCAGTGCGCTCGAgaacactttttaaatttcttatctcAGTGCCAAAACTATCACGTGGCAGAGTTTAAGCTGCCCAAAACCAAGAACAACTCAGCTGAAAATAACACTGCTAGTTCCTCGGTGGCCTATCCTAGCCTTGTTGCCATGGCATCTCAAAGACAGGCTAAAATAGAGAG ATACAAGCAGAAGAAGGAGGTAGAGCATAGGTTATCTGTGCTGAAATCTGCTGTGGAAAGTGGTCAAGCAGATGATGAGCATGTTCGTGAATATTACCTCCTTCACCTCCGAAGGTGGATTGGTATCAGCTTTGAAGAGATTGAGAGCATTGACCAGGAGATAAAGATCCTGAAAGAAAAAGACTCTTCAAAAGAG GCATCAACTTCTAACTCATCTCGTCAGGACAGGCCTCTGATGAAACCTTTCATTCTCACTCGGAACATCGACCAAGCCAA AGTATTTGGAGCTGGTTACCCAAGCCTGGCATCtatgacagtgaatgactggtaTGATCAGCATCAGAAATATGGAACATTGCCACGTCAGGGAATAGCCAAGGCAACACCAG